One region of Sus scrofa isolate TJ Tabasco breed Duroc chromosome 3, Sscrofa11.1, whole genome shotgun sequence genomic DNA includes:
- the ASPRV1 gene encoding retroviral-like aspartic protease 1, whose amino-acid sequence MAESGARSREGHREHAFIPKPFDGANVAPHLWLYRFEVINDLNHWDHVNKLRFLKESLRGEALEVYSGLSPEDQGNYRAVKETLLKTFGGPEATPTHLPKEIVFANSMGKGYYLKGKIGKVPVRFLVDSGAQVSVVHPSLWEEVTDGDLDTLRPFENVVKVANGAEMKILGVWDTVVSLGKLKLKASFLVANASAEEAIIGTDVLQDHNAILDFEHRTCTLKGKKFRLLPVGGSLEDEFDLELIEEEPSSEEGRQQLSC is encoded by the coding sequence ATGGCCGAGAGTGGAGCCAGGAGCCGGGAGGGCCACCGGGAGCATGCCTTCATCCCGAAGCCTTTTGATGGAGCCAATGTGGCCCCACACCTCTGGCTGTACCGCTTTGAGGTCATCAACGACCTCAACCATTGGGACCATGTTAACAAGCTGAGGTTCCTGAAAGAGTCCCTCAGGGGAGAAGCCCTAGAGGTCTACAGTGGACTCAGTCCTGAAGACCAGGGGAACTACAGGGCTGTGAAAGAGACCCTCCTGAAGACCTTCGGGGGTCCCGaggccacccccacccacctgcccaagGAGATCGTCTTTGCCAACAGCATGGGTAAGGGCTACTACCTCAAGGGGAAAATTGGCAAAGTGCCTGTGAGATTCCTGGTGGACTCTGGGGCCCAGGTCTCTGTGGTCCACCCAAGCTTGTGGGAGGAGGTCACCGATGGGGACTTGGACACCCTGAGGCCCTTTGAGAATGTGGTGAAAGTAGCCAACGGGGCTGAAATGAAGATCCTGGGTGTCTGGGATACAGTGGTGTCCCTGGGCAAGCTAAAGCTGAAGGCATCGTTCCTAGTGGCCAATGCAAGTGCAGAAGAAGCCATCATTGGGACTGACGTGCTCCAGGACCACAATGCCATCCTAGACTTCGAGCATCGCACATGCACACTAAAAGGGAAGAAGTTCCGCCTTCTGCCTGTTGGAGGGTCCCTCGAAGATGAGTTCGACTTGGAGCTCATAGAGGAGGAGCCCTCCTCAGAGGAGGGGCGGCAGCAGCTTTCCTGTTGA